DNA sequence from the Candidatus Binatia bacterium genome:
TTGCCGCCTGGTTGAGACGCGATGACCGGCGGCCGGCAGTAGTTCTTATCCACGACGTACGCGGCCTCGGGGATCACTACCGCGAGGTCGCCTGTCGTTTTGCGGCGGCCGGCTTTTTCTGCCTGGCCCTGGACCTTTACAGCCGTGAGGGTACGCCTGAGCTGCCCGACATGGAGGCAATCTCCCGGCACATGGCCGCCCTCGACGATCGACGTGTCCTCGGAGACATCGAGTGTGCCGTGCGGTACCTGGCGATTCGTCCCGAAGTGCGATCGCGATCGATCGGCATCGCCGGATTCTGTATGGGCGGCCAGTATGCCCTGATGGCTGCCTGCGCGGTGCCGGGCCTCGCGGCTTGTGTGAGCTTCTACGGTATGTTGCGCTATGCACAGACGCCACCCCACAAACCGGAGAGTCCACTGGAAATGGCGGCCCGGCTGCAGTGCCCCTACCTTGGGCTGTTCGGTGCGGAGGACGCGCTGATTCCGCGGGCCGACGTCAAGGCCCTCGAAGGTACGCTGCGGAAGGCGGGGAAGCAGTTCAAGATCAAGTCGTATGCCGGCGCCGGGCATGCCTTCTTCAACGACACCCGCCCTGACGCGTATCATCCCGCAGCTGCGAAAGACGCGTGGCAACGCGCGTTAGACTTCTTCCGGCTGCACCTCGGTTCTTAGTGAACTCGGGCCGCCGGGCTCGTCCGCGTCGCGGTCTTCCTGCAATTGGCCGCGCCGACGGTGTCGTTGCGGCGTTAGAGAAGTTCCACTAGCGTACCTCTCGATGTCGTTCACCGTGCGCGATCTGGGGCGTTGTTCCTACGCCGACGCGCTGGCGTTACAGTGCCAACTGCTGGAGTGCAAACTCGGCGGCGACGATACCGATTATCTGCTCGTCGTCGAGCACGAATCGGTCTATACCCTGGGTCGGGGTGCAGACGTCGCCGACCTTTGCGGCGCCGACGCCAGGCTCGGGGTTCCGGTATTTCGTGTCGGTCGTGGCGGCGGTGTGACCTATCACGGCCCGGGGCAGGTCGTTGCCTATCCGATCGTGGCTTTACGGGGGCGCATCCGCGATGTGGGTCGTTACGTACGTACCCTCGAGGGCGCACTGATGGCGACCTGCGCTGCCTTCGGTATCGGGGCGGAGCGTCGGCGCGGGGCGCCGGGGGCCTGGGTGGGCGATGAGAAGATCGCGGCCGTCGGCGTCGGCGTCCGGCGCTGGGTTGCCTGGCATGGGGTGGCCCTCAACGTCGCCACCGATCTGTCTTTCTTCGATGCCATCGTGCCCTGTCGCATGCCGTCCGTGCGCATGACTTCGATGCAACGGCTACTCGGCACGGCGCCGCCGCTGAGTGCCGTGCAGGCCACACTCGTACAGTACCTCCGGGCCGCCCTGGAGGAGGCGCCACGGATGGGGATGGAGAGCAGGCCGTGAGTGTCGCCCGACGCCA
Encoded proteins:
- a CDS encoding dienelactone hydrolase family protein; this translates as MAIVRPQTETLEIVRDGERLRAFAAWLRRDDRRPAVVLIHDVRGLGDHYREVACRFAAAGFFCLALDLYSREGTPELPDMEAISRHMAALDDRRVLGDIECAVRYLAIRPEVRSRSIGIAGFCMGGQYALMAACAVPGLAACVSFYGMLRYAQTPPHKPESPLEMAARLQCPYLGLFGAEDALIPRADVKALEGTLRKAGKQFKIKSYAGAGHAFFNDTRPDAYHPAAAKDAWQRALDFFRLHLGS
- the lipB gene encoding lipoyl(octanoyl) transferase LipB yields the protein MSFTVRDLGRCSYADALALQCQLLECKLGGDDTDYLLVVEHESVYTLGRGADVADLCGADARLGVPVFRVGRGGGVTYHGPGQVVAYPIVALRGRIRDVGRYVRTLEGALMATCAAFGIGAERRRGAPGAWVGDEKIAAVGVGVRRWVAWHGVALNVATDLSFFDAIVPCRMPSVRMTSMQRLLGTAPPLSAVQATLVQYLRAALEEAPRMGMESRP